The Frondihabitans australicus genome includes a region encoding these proteins:
- a CDS encoding succinate dehydrogenase iron-sulfur subunit, with amino-acid sequence MSNAVMDKAPAADAPIQKFTATLSIRRFDPDVDSEPHWEEFSVELLPTDRVLDALHQIKWEQDGSLTFRRSCAHGVCGSDAMRINGRNRLACKTLMKDLDISKPITVEAIKGLPLEKDLVVDMDPFFASYREIQPFLQASSKPEKERLQSVAERARFDDTTKCILCAACTSSCPVFWTDGQYFGPAAIVNAHRFIFDSRDEEAKVRLDILNDKEGVWRCRTTFNCTDACPRGIQVTQAIAEVKAAVLRGRP; translated from the coding sequence ATGAGCAACGCCGTCATGGACAAAGCGCCTGCCGCAGACGCTCCCATCCAGAAGTTCACCGCGACGCTCTCGATCCGCCGCTTCGATCCCGATGTCGACTCCGAGCCCCACTGGGAGGAGTTCTCCGTCGAGCTCCTGCCGACCGACCGTGTGCTCGACGCGCTGCACCAGATCAAGTGGGAGCAGGACGGCTCGCTCACGTTCCGCCGCTCCTGCGCCCACGGCGTCTGCGGGTCCGACGCGATGCGCATCAACGGCCGCAACCGGCTCGCCTGCAAGACGCTGATGAAAGACCTCGACATCTCGAAGCCGATCACCGTCGAGGCGATCAAGGGCCTGCCCCTCGAGAAAGACCTGGTCGTCGACATGGACCCGTTCTTCGCGTCCTACCGCGAGATCCAGCCGTTCCTGCAGGCCTCGTCGAAGCCCGAGAAGGAGCGCCTGCAGTCCGTCGCCGAGCGTGCGCGCTTCGACGACACCACCAAGTGCATCCTCTGCGCCGCGTGCACGTCGTCGTGCCCCGTGTTCTGGACCGACGGCCAGTACTTCGGCCCGGCCGCGATCGTGAACGCGCACCGCTTCATCTTCGACTCGCGCGACGAGGAGGCGAAGGTGCGTCTCGACATCCTCAACGACAAGGAGGGCGTGTGGCGCTGCCGGACGACCTTCAACTGCACCGACGCCTGCCCTCGTGGCATTCAGGTGACGCAAGCAATCGCGGAGGTCAAAGCCGCTGTGCTGAGAGGTCGACCGTAG
- the sdhA gene encoding succinate dehydrogenase flavoprotein subunit, producing the protein MSDIPDSSLAPVKTIDGVHYHQHDIVIVGAGGAGMRAAIEAGPNASTAVISKLYPTRSHTGAAQGGMAAALANVEDDNWEWHTFDTVKGGDYLVDQDAAEILAKEAIDAVIDLENMGLPFNRTPEGKIDQRRFGGHTAEHGKNPVRRACYAADRTGHMILQTLYQNCVKFGINFFNEFYVLDLIMGEVDGQKRPAGVVAYELATGELHVFQGKAVIFATGGFGKIYKTTSNAHTLTGDGVGIVWRKGLPLEDMEFFQFHPTGLAGLGILLSEAARGEGAILRNSEGERFMERYAPTIKDLAPRDIVARCIRTEIREGRGAGPNKDYVYLDITHLSPEVIDAKLPDITEFARTYLGVEPYTEPVPILPTAHYAMGGIPTNVKAEVLQDNDTPVPGLYAAGECACVSVHGSNRLGTNSLLDINVFGKRAGNNAVEYVKTADFVPIPDDPAAFVRGLVEQVRGATGTERIAVLRKELQDSMDENAQVFRTEETLNAVTEKIQELRERYLNISVQDKGKRFNTDLLEAIELGFLLDLAEVVVYSARSRTESRGGHFREDFPKRDDENWLVHTMAYLTGDAHSADAGDHIKLSTKPVVITNYQPMERKY; encoded by the coding sequence GTGTCTGACATCCCCGACTCCTCCCTCGCCCCGGTGAAGACCATCGACGGCGTCCACTACCACCAGCACGACATCGTCATCGTCGGCGCCGGCGGCGCCGGAATGCGCGCCGCCATCGAAGCCGGCCCGAACGCGTCGACCGCGGTGATCTCGAAGCTCTACCCCACGCGCTCGCACACCGGCGCGGCCCAGGGCGGGATGGCCGCCGCCCTCGCCAACGTCGAAGACGACAACTGGGAGTGGCACACCTTCGACACCGTCAAGGGCGGCGACTACCTCGTCGACCAGGACGCCGCGGAGATCCTCGCGAAAGAGGCCATCGACGCCGTCATCGACCTCGAGAACATGGGCCTGCCGTTCAACCGCACGCCCGAGGGCAAGATCGACCAGCGCCGCTTCGGCGGCCACACCGCCGAGCACGGCAAGAACCCCGTGCGTCGCGCCTGCTACGCGGCCGACCGCACCGGCCACATGATCCTGCAGACGCTGTACCAGAACTGCGTGAAGTTCGGCATCAACTTCTTCAACGAGTTCTACGTGCTCGACCTCATCATGGGCGAGGTCGACGGCCAGAAGCGCCCCGCGGGCGTCGTCGCCTACGAGCTCGCGACCGGCGAGCTGCACGTGTTCCAGGGCAAGGCCGTGATCTTCGCGACCGGCGGCTTCGGCAAGATCTACAAGACGACCTCGAACGCCCACACCCTCACCGGCGACGGCGTCGGCATCGTGTGGCGCAAGGGCCTCCCGCTCGAAGACATGGAGTTCTTCCAGTTCCACCCGACCGGCCTCGCGGGCCTGGGCATCCTCCTCTCCGAGGCCGCCCGCGGCGAGGGCGCGATCCTCCGCAACAGCGAGGGCGAGCGCTTCATGGAGCGCTACGCGCCGACCATCAAAGACCTGGCGCCCCGCGACATCGTCGCGCGATGCATCCGCACCGAGATCCGCGAGGGTCGCGGCGCGGGCCCGAACAAGGACTACGTCTACCTCGACATCACGCACCTGTCGCCCGAGGTCATCGACGCCAAGCTGCCCGACATCACGGAGTTCGCCAGGACGTACCTGGGTGTGGAGCCCTACACGGAGCCGGTGCCGATCCTGCCGACCGCGCACTACGCGATGGGCGGCATCCCCACCAACGTCAAGGCCGAGGTGCTCCAGGACAACGACACGCCCGTGCCGGGTCTCTACGCCGCCGGCGAGTGCGCCTGCGTGAGCGTGCACGGCTCGAACCGTCTGGGCACGAACTCGCTGCTCGACATCAACGTCTTCGGCAAGCGCGCCGGCAACAACGCCGTCGAGTACGTCAAGACGGCCGACTTCGTGCCGATCCCCGACGACCCGGCCGCGTTCGTCCGCGGTCTCGTCGAGCAGGTGCGCGGCGCCACCGGCACCGAGCGCATCGCCGTGCTCCGCAAGGAGCTCCAGGACTCCATGGACGAGAACGCCCAGGTGTTCCGCACCGAGGAGACCCTGAACGCCGTCACCGAGAAGATCCAGGAGCTGCGCGAGCGCTACCTCAACATCTCGGTGCAGGACAAGGGGAAGCGCTTCAACACCGACCTCCTCGAGGCGATCGAGCTGGGCTTCCTGCTCGACCTCGCCGAGGTCGTCGTCTACTCGGCGCGCTCGCGCACCGAGAGCCGCGGCGGCCACTTCCGCGAGGACTTCCCCAAGCGCGACGACGAGAACTGGCTCGTGCACACGATGGCGTACCTCACGGGAGACGCGCACTCCGCCGACGCAGGAGACCACATCAAGCTCTCGACGAAGCCGGTCGTCATCACGAACTACCAGCCGATGGAACGGAAGTACTGA
- a CDS encoding succinate dehydrogenase hydrophobic membrane anchor subunit, whose amino-acid sequence MTTETFSGIEAPRSQRAPKRGTNWEKWGWLYMRGSGVLLIVLIFGHLFTNLIADQGGVKAIDFAFVAGKWASPFWRIWDTLMLWLALIHGSNGMRTIVNDYVSNHTLRRIMLIALLVSSAVLILLGTLVVWTFNPCPSGALQSQLPSFCPAP is encoded by the coding sequence ATGACCACAGAGACCTTCTCGGGTATCGAGGCTCCTCGCTCCCAGCGCGCGCCGAAGCGCGGCACCAACTGGGAGAAGTGGGGCTGGCTCTACATGCGCGGCAGCGGCGTGCTGCTGATCGTGCTCATCTTCGGCCACCTGTTCACCAACCTCATCGCCGACCAGGGCGGAGTCAAGGCCATCGACTTCGCCTTCGTCGCCGGCAAGTGGGCGAGCCCGTTCTGGCGCATCTGGGACACCCTGATGCTCTGGCTCGCCCTGATCCACGGGTCGAACGGCATGCGCACCATCGTGAACGACTACGTGTCGAACCACACGCTGCGCCGCATCATGCTGATCGCCCTCCTCGTCTCGAGCGCTGTGCTGATCCTGCTCGGCACGCTCGTGGTCTGGACGTTCAACCCGTGCCCGTCCGGCGCGCTGCAGTCGCAGCTGCCGTCGTTCTGCCCCGCGCCCTAA
- the sdhC gene encoding succinate dehydrogenase, cytochrome b556 subunit, whose product MIQGTLYRGTEGMWSWVLHRITGVSIYFFLLVHILDSALLRVSPRAYNAVIDTYKQPIMGIGEAVLVAAIAFHAFNGLRIIAIDFWSGGAKHQRLLFWIVIGLWVVLLAGFLPRQIGVIISEF is encoded by the coding sequence ATGATCCAGGGCACCCTGTATCGCGGCACCGAGGGCATGTGGTCGTGGGTCCTGCACCGCATCACCGGCGTCTCGATCTACTTCTTCCTGCTGGTGCACATCCTCGACTCCGCGCTCCTCCGGGTCAGCCCCCGCGCCTACAACGCGGTGATCGACACCTACAAGCAGCCGATCATGGGCATCGGCGAGGCCGTGCTCGTCGCGGCGATCGCCTTCCACGCCTTCAACGGCCTCCGGATCATCGCCATCGACTTCTGGTCGGGCGGCGCGAAGCACCAGCGGCTGCTGTTCTGGATCGTCATCGGCCTCTGGGTCGTCCTGCTCGCCGGCTTCCTCCCGCGCCAGATCGGCGTCATCATCTCGGAGTTCTGA
- a CDS encoding glycosyltransferase family 4 protein: protein MRVAIVTESFLPTVNGVTTSVCRVLEHLRDRGHEAMVIAPEGTAKGPTEFAGFPIHRMPSVAYRQFPVGIPGPHLSGLIAGFAPDVLHAASPFILGAQAVTAAQRFDIPSVAVFQTDMAKYAGRNGLGRPAARLAWSVLKRIHQNATLTLVPSEASRHDLEVRGIERLAHWGRGVDSALYHPNRRADPGTRLLRAHLAADDEVIVGYVGRLAPEKEVHRLASLRRIPGMRLVLVGDGPARPALARKLAHLEPTFLGSLRGEELATAYAALDVFVHTGTTETFGQTIQEAHAAGLPVVAPNVGGPVDLVRHGEDGFLVDPRHDHAYRRAVLSLVSNAEQRARFGEAGRRAILGRTWEHLGDELIGHYQSVVGTAATRRSQEPANLSSSRQTGPS from the coding sequence ATGCGCGTAGCAATCGTGACCGAGAGCTTTCTGCCGACCGTGAACGGGGTGACCACCAGCGTCTGCCGGGTGCTCGAGCACCTCCGCGACCGGGGGCACGAGGCGATGGTCATCGCCCCCGAGGGCACCGCGAAGGGTCCGACCGAGTTCGCCGGCTTCCCGATCCACCGGATGCCGTCCGTCGCCTACCGCCAGTTCCCGGTCGGCATCCCGGGCCCGCACCTGTCCGGGCTGATCGCGGGCTTCGCACCGGACGTCCTGCACGCGGCGAGCCCGTTCATCCTGGGCGCCCAGGCTGTGACCGCCGCGCAGCGCTTCGACATCCCGAGCGTGGCCGTCTTCCAGACCGACATGGCCAAGTACGCCGGCCGCAACGGCCTCGGCCGCCCGGCGGCCAGGCTCGCCTGGAGCGTCCTCAAGCGCATCCACCAGAACGCCACGCTGACCCTCGTGCCCTCGGAGGCGTCTCGCCACGACCTCGAGGTGCGGGGCATCGAGCGTCTGGCGCACTGGGGCCGCGGGGTCGACTCGGCGCTCTACCACCCGAACCGGCGGGCGGACCCGGGCACGCGGCTCCTGCGCGCCCATCTCGCCGCCGACGACGAGGTGATCGTCGGCTACGTGGGCCGCCTGGCGCCGGAGAAGGAGGTGCACCGGCTGGCATCCCTCCGCAGGATCCCGGGAATGCGCCTCGTGCTCGTCGGCGACGGCCCCGCGAGGCCCGCCCTCGCCCGCAAGCTCGCGCACCTCGAGCCGACCTTCCTCGGGTCGCTGCGCGGCGAGGAGCTCGCGACGGCCTACGCCGCCCTCGACGTCTTCGTGCACACCGGCACCACCGAGACCTTCGGCCAGACCATCCAGGAGGCGCACGCGGCGGGGCTCCCCGTCGTCGCGCCGAACGTCGGCGGCCCGGTCGACCTGGTCCGCCACGGCGAGGACGGCTTCCTCGTCGACCCGCGCCACGACCACGCCTACCGCCGCGCGGTCCTCTCCCTCGTGTCGAACGCGGAGCAGCGGGCGCGCTTCGGCGAGGCAGGCCGTCGCGCGATCCTGGGCCGCACGTGGGAGCACCTCGGCGACGAGCTGATCGGCCACTACCAGTCGGTCGTCGGCACCGCGGCCACCCGCAGGTCGCAGGAGCCGGCGAATCTCTCGTCGTCGAGACAAACCGGCCCGAGTTAG
- a CDS encoding mannose-1-phosphate guanylyltransferase, which produces MTTSRESLDRFYSIIPAGGIGSRLWPLSRADAPKFLHDLTGSGSTLLRGTWDRLAPINGEQRIMVVTGRSHRAAVEEQLPQLADHNVVLESEPKDSTAAIGLAAAILAKREPDVIIGSFAADHVIADQRGFERAVAEAIGAADAGYIATIGITPTEPAIGFGYIHCGGSLDIADAPHAKSVTSFVEKPELETAEAYLADGNYLWNGGMFISRADVLLKQLGETRPELLAGLQELADAWDTSARGAVVDRVWPNLEKIAIDYTVAEPAAAQGRLAVIPGDFDWDDVGDFASIAKLHSKGRASDLAILGENARVLADSSSGIVVSQGERLISLIGVSDIVVVDTPDALLVTTSANAQRVKSVVDALKLSGRSDVL; this is translated from the coding sequence ATGACCACTTCCCGAGAGAGCCTCGACCGGTTCTACAGCATCATCCCGGCCGGCGGAATCGGCTCGCGCCTGTGGCCGCTGAGCCGGGCGGACGCCCCCAAGTTCCTGCATGACCTCACCGGATCGGGCTCGACCCTCCTCCGCGGCACCTGGGACCGCCTCGCCCCGATCAACGGCGAGCAGCGGATCATGGTGGTCACCGGCCGGTCGCACCGCGCCGCCGTCGAGGAGCAGCTCCCGCAGCTCGCCGACCACAACGTCGTGCTCGAGTCCGAGCCCAAGGACTCCACCGCCGCCATCGGCCTCGCCGCGGCGATCCTGGCGAAGCGCGAGCCCGACGTCATCATCGGCTCGTTCGCGGCCGACCACGTCATCGCCGACCAGCGCGGCTTCGAGCGCGCCGTCGCCGAGGCCATCGGCGCGGCTGACGCCGGCTACATCGCCACGATCGGCATCACGCCGACCGAGCCGGCCATCGGCTTCGGCTACATCCACTGCGGCGGCTCCCTCGACATCGCGGACGCCCCGCACGCCAAGTCGGTCACCTCCTTCGTCGAGAAGCCCGAGCTCGAGACGGCCGAGGCCTACCTCGCCGACGGCAACTACCTCTGGAACGGCGGCATGTTCATCTCGCGCGCCGACGTGCTGCTGAAGCAGCTCGGCGAGACGCGCCCCGAGCTCCTGGCCGGGCTGCAGGAGCTCGCGGACGCCTGGGACACCTCCGCCCGCGGCGCCGTGGTCGACCGGGTGTGGCCGAACCTCGAGAAGATCGCGATCGACTACACCGTCGCCGAGCCCGCCGCCGCCCAGGGCCGCCTCGCGGTGATCCCCGGCGACTTCGACTGGGACGACGTGGGCGACTTCGCGTCCATCGCGAAGCTCCACTCGAAGGGCCGCGCCTCCGACCTGGCGATCCTCGGCGAGAACGCGCGCGTGCTCGCCGACTCGTCGTCCGGCATCGTGGTCAGTCAGGGCGAGCGCCTCATCTCGCTCATCGGCGTGAGCGACATCGTCGTCGTCGACACCCCCGACGCCCTCCTCGTGACGACGTCGGCGAACGCTCAGCGCGTGAAGAGCGTCGTCGACGCGCTGAAGCTCTCCGGCCGGAGCGACGTCCTCTAG
- a CDS encoding ABC1 kinase family protein translates to MVSRGRRFAQVVGIARRHGLLPVGRLDLTSDPATRLVREAQADHLRQALEEAGGAFVKLGQLFSTRSDMLPDEYTRALSRLQQSVTPAPWGDVKALLEAEYGSPLDEVFASFDEVPIAAASLGQVHRAILRDTREPVAVKVQRPGIEDVVRRDVDIALRFASLMTRVSANARSIGLDEVAKQYTGDLLRQLDFDLERRNLQALRAIQRREPDRHPLTLPEPHRDLSTRRVFVMEFVEGETLATWIERHRHSTDGLTEAMRLVLHSFLGQMVIDGLYHADLHPGNIILMPDGSPALVDFGSVGRLDNELKGTVQELLVAYLQSDTQRISDGLLTLAAVPDGLDERAFRRDVSVFVTYDLGPGAAVDVDTVDRLVEVLQKYRLTIPAEFVAAARALAILEGTLRSTVPDFDLLEESREFAREQIRDQVSLGNLGRVISGEVIAMMPGVRRLPRRVDRIGEALETGRLSVNLRLLADRRDRRTLATFLRQTLATITAIVCGVLAIVYLTQPAPASPGVLVPAVAGGILGGISIVLFAIVAISFVVGRRRD, encoded by the coding sequence ATGGTCTCGCGGGGGCGCCGGTTCGCCCAGGTCGTCGGCATCGCCCGTCGTCACGGCCTTCTGCCGGTCGGGCGACTCGACCTGACCTCGGATCCTGCGACCCGCCTCGTCCGCGAGGCGCAGGCGGACCACCTGCGCCAGGCCCTCGAGGAGGCCGGCGGCGCGTTCGTCAAGCTCGGGCAGCTGTTCTCGACCCGGTCGGACATGCTGCCCGACGAGTACACCCGCGCCCTCTCGCGCCTGCAGCAGAGCGTCACGCCGGCGCCGTGGGGCGACGTGAAGGCGCTGCTGGAGGCCGAGTACGGCTCGCCGCTCGACGAGGTCTTCGCCTCGTTCGACGAGGTGCCGATCGCCGCGGCGTCTCTGGGGCAGGTGCATCGCGCGATCCTGCGGGACACCCGCGAGCCGGTCGCCGTGAAGGTGCAGCGCCCGGGCATCGAGGACGTCGTGCGGCGAGACGTCGACATCGCTCTGCGGTTCGCGAGCCTGATGACTCGCGTCTCGGCGAACGCCCGCTCGATCGGTCTGGACGAGGTCGCGAAGCAGTACACCGGCGACCTGCTGCGGCAGCTCGACTTCGACCTCGAGCGCCGCAACCTCCAGGCTCTGCGCGCGATCCAGCGGCGTGAGCCCGACCGCCACCCGCTGACGCTGCCCGAACCCCACCGCGACCTCTCGACGAGGCGCGTCTTCGTCATGGAGTTCGTCGAGGGAGAGACCCTCGCCACCTGGATCGAGCGGCACCGCCACTCGACCGACGGCCTCACGGAGGCGATGCGGCTCGTGCTGCACTCGTTCCTCGGGCAGATGGTGATCGACGGGCTCTACCACGCCGATCTTCACCCGGGGAACATCATCCTGATGCCCGACGGCTCGCCCGCGCTGGTCGACTTCGGGTCGGTCGGCCGACTCGACAACGAGCTGAAGGGCACGGTGCAGGAGCTTCTCGTCGCCTACCTGCAGTCCGACACCCAGCGCATCTCGGACGGCCTGCTGACCCTGGCGGCCGTGCCCGACGGCCTCGACGAGCGGGCGTTCCGCCGCGACGTGAGCGTCTTCGTCACCTACGATCTCGGGCCGGGCGCCGCGGTCGACGTCGACACGGTCGATCGGCTGGTCGAGGTGCTGCAGAAGTACCGGCTGACGATCCCGGCCGAGTTCGTCGCGGCCGCACGGGCTCTCGCGATCCTGGAGGGCACCCTGCGCTCCACCGTGCCCGACTTCGACCTGCTCGAGGAGTCGCGCGAGTTCGCTCGGGAGCAGATCCGCGACCAGGTGTCGCTCGGCAACCTGGGCAGGGTGATCTCGGGCGAGGTGATCGCCATGATGCCCGGCGTGCGGCGACTGCCCAGGCGGGTCGACAGGATCGGGGAGGCCCTCGAGACCGGGCGCCTCTCGGTCAACCTGCGCCTGCTCGCGGATCGGCGCGACCGCCGCACGTTGGCGACCTTCCTCCGCCAGACCCTCGCCACGATCACGGCCATCGTCTGCGGCGTGCTGGCGATCGTCTACCTCACGCAGCCTGCGCCGGCCTCGCCGGGAGTCCTCGTGCCGGCGGTGGCGGGCGGAATCCTGGGCGGCATCTCGATCGTCCTGTTCGCAATCGTGGCGATTTCGTTCGTCGTGGGCCGTCGGCGCGACTGA
- a CDS encoding BMP family lipoprotein: protein MTISVRKAALAGIAMVGATVLLAGCGSAPSASKTTSASSKYLPCMVSDSGGFNDKSFNELGLDGLKEAASGLGTSYKAVESADQTVYSSNITSLLNQKCNLIITVGYLLSDATKTAAKANPKTDFATIDDNEIDAANVRPITFETDEAAFLGGYAAASYSKTGVVGTLGGQQIPTVTIFMDGFADGVAYYNQQKHKNVKLVGWNEKTQKGVFTGGFEAGTAAKQAAQTLLDQDADVIMPVGGPIYQSAAQAIKDSKKGQVLIGVDSDTYQTDPQNASLFLTSVEKGIAPATKAVVEDAAKGNFTKTPYIGTLKNDGVGLAPFHDYKDKISSTLPAELNTIKAGIIDGSIKVESPAALTK, encoded by the coding sequence GTGACTATCTCTGTGCGCAAAGCCGCCCTCGCCGGTATCGCCATGGTCGGGGCCACCGTGCTCCTGGCCGGCTGTGGCTCGGCTCCGTCCGCTTCGAAGACGACGAGCGCGTCTTCGAAGTACCTGCCCTGCATGGTGTCGGACTCCGGCGGCTTCAACGACAAGTCGTTCAACGAGCTGGGCCTCGACGGCCTGAAGGAGGCCGCGTCCGGCCTCGGCACGAGCTACAAGGCGGTCGAGTCGGCCGACCAGACGGTGTACTCGTCGAACATCACCAGCCTCCTGAACCAGAAGTGCAACCTGATCATCACGGTCGGCTACCTCCTGTCGGACGCCACGAAGACCGCGGCGAAGGCGAACCCCAAGACGGACTTCGCCACCATCGACGACAACGAGATCGACGCCGCCAACGTGCGCCCGATCACGTTCGAGACCGACGAGGCCGCATTCCTCGGCGGCTACGCCGCGGCCAGCTACTCGAAGACCGGCGTCGTCGGCACCCTCGGCGGCCAGCAGATCCCGACCGTCACGATCTTCATGGACGGCTTTGCCGACGGCGTCGCCTACTACAACCAGCAGAAGCACAAGAACGTGAAGCTGGTCGGCTGGAACGAGAAGACGCAGAAGGGCGTCTTCACCGGCGGATTCGAGGCCGGCACCGCCGCCAAGCAGGCCGCTCAGACCCTCCTCGACCAGGACGCCGACGTCATCATGCCCGTCGGCGGCCCGATCTACCAGAGCGCGGCTCAGGCGATCAAGGACTCGAAGAAGGGCCAGGTGCTGATCGGCGTCGACTCCGACACCTACCAGACCGACCCGCAGAACGCGTCGCTCTTCCTCACCAGCGTCGAGAAGGGCATCGCGCCCGCGACGAAGGCCGTGGTCGAGGACGCCGCCAAGGGGAACTTCACGAAGACCCCGTACATCGGCACCCTGAAGAACGACGGCGTCGGCCTCGCCCCGTTCCACGACTACAAGGACAAGATCTCGTCCACGCTCCCCGCCGAGCTGAACACGATCAAGGCCGGCATCATCGACGGCTCGATCAAGGTCGAGTCGCCGGCGGCGCTCACCAAGTAG
- a CDS encoding ABC transporter ATP-binding protein, translated as MKLELQGITKRFGALTANDHIDLTAEPGEIHALLGENGAGKSTLMNVLYGLYQADEGRILLDDVPQHFAGPGDAMNAGIGMVHQHFMLVPVFTVAENVMLGHEETTFGGRLDLPGARAKVREISRRFGFDVDPDAIVEELPVGVQQRVEIIKALSREAKVLIFDEPTAVLTPQETDELMAIMRQLRDAGTAIVFITHKLREVREVADRITVIRLGKVVGEAEPTASNAELASLMVGRSVELTVQKEPATPGETALVVDGLRVIDAIGQVVVDDVSFELHRGEILAIAGVQGNGQTELTEAILGLQDRVEGRILLDGREIQGQSVRRVLDAGVGFVPEDRTEDGLVGEFTIAENLMLDRSYRSPFVRRGWLKLVDLAQFAADKVKEFDIRSQGITTPVGRLSGGNQQKVVLARELSRDLRLFVAAQPTRGIDVGSIEFVHKRIVATRDEGVPVIVVSTELDEVTALADRIAVMYRGAIVGIVPADTPRDVLGLMMAGETPDAPDSENHQKEQLA; from the coding sequence ATGAAGCTCGAACTCCAGGGCATCACCAAGCGCTTCGGCGCACTCACCGCCAACGACCACATCGACCTCACCGCCGAGCCGGGCGAGATCCACGCCCTCCTCGGCGAGAACGGCGCCGGCAAGTCGACGCTGATGAACGTCCTCTACGGCCTCTACCAGGCCGACGAGGGGCGGATCCTGCTCGACGACGTGCCGCAGCACTTCGCCGGCCCCGGCGACGCGATGAACGCCGGCATCGGCATGGTCCACCAGCACTTCATGCTCGTCCCGGTGTTCACCGTCGCCGAGAACGTCATGCTCGGCCACGAGGAGACCACCTTCGGCGGTCGCCTCGACCTGCCGGGAGCCCGCGCGAAGGTGCGCGAGATCTCCCGCCGCTTCGGGTTCGACGTCGACCCCGACGCGATCGTCGAGGAGCTGCCCGTCGGCGTGCAGCAGCGCGTCGAGATCATCAAGGCGCTCTCCCGCGAGGCGAAGGTCCTGATCTTCGACGAGCCCACAGCCGTGCTCACGCCGCAGGAGACCGACGAGCTCATGGCGATCATGCGCCAGCTGCGCGACGCCGGCACCGCCATCGTCTTCATCACCCACAAGCTCCGCGAGGTCCGCGAGGTCGCCGACCGCATCACCGTGATCCGCCTCGGCAAGGTCGTCGGCGAGGCGGAGCCGACCGCGTCCAACGCCGAGCTGGCGTCGCTCATGGTCGGCCGCTCGGTCGAGCTCACCGTGCAGAAGGAGCCCGCGACGCCGGGCGAGACCGCGCTCGTCGTCGACGGCCTCCGGGTCATCGACGCGATCGGGCAGGTCGTCGTCGACGACGTGTCGTTCGAGCTGCATCGCGGCGAGATCCTGGCGATCGCGGGCGTGCAGGGCAACGGGCAGACCGAGCTGACCGAGGCGATCCTGGGCCTGCAGGATCGAGTCGAGGGTCGCATCCTGCTCGACGGCCGGGAGATCCAGGGGCAGAGCGTCCGCCGCGTGCTCGATGCCGGGGTCGGCTTCGTGCCCGAGGACCGCACCGAGGACGGCCTCGTCGGCGAGTTCACCATCGCCGAGAACCTCATGCTCGACCGCTCGTACCGCTCGCCGTTCGTGCGCCGCGGGTGGCTCAAGCTCGTCGACCTGGCGCAGTTCGCCGCCGACAAGGTGAAGGAGTTCGACATCAGGAGCCAGGGGATCACCACCCCGGTCGGCCGCCTGTCGGGCGGAAACCAGCAGAAGGTCGTGCTCGCCCGCGAGCTGTCGCGCGACCTGCGCCTGTTCGTCGCGGCCCAGCCCACGCGCGGCATCGACGTCGGCTCGATCGAGTTCGTGCACAAGCGGATCGTCGCCACACGCGACGAGGGCGTGCCCGTCATCGTCGTCTCGACCGAGCTCGACGAGGTCACCGCCCTGGCCGACCGCATCGCCGTGATGTACCGCGGCGCGATCGTCGGCATCGTGCCCGCCGACACGCCGCGTGACGTGCTCGGCCTGATGATGGCCGGCGAGACGCCCGACGCGCCCGACTCCGAGAACCACCAGAAGGAGCAGCTCGCATGA